The following coding sequences are from one Acipenser ruthenus chromosome 7, fAciRut3.2 maternal haplotype, whole genome shotgun sequence window:
- the LOC117416261 gene encoding dnaJ homolog subfamily C member 12-like, with product MDAILNCRPGDLEDYYALLGCDELSSSEQILTEFKSRALDCHPDKHPDNPKAVEEFQKLQQAKEILKNEDSRARYDYWRRSRIAIPFRDWEALSDTVKASMHWAVRSKKEPMLEAPGIKDSPSPGKPPDWHGEQDCSHSTSKMEQVGLSGGKTSETTPEDEEPQSPKTPPTPNENYWHLRFRWSADTPSELLRKFRNYEI from the exons ATGGACGCGATTTTAAACTGCAGACCAGGAGATCTAGAAGATTATTATGCTTTGTTGGGATGCGATGAACTGTCATCG tctgaACAGATCCTCACAGAGTTCAAATCTAGAGCTCTTGACTGCCATCCTGATAAACATCCCGATAACCCAAAAGCAG TGGAAGAGTTTCAAAAGCTGCAGCAGGCGAAAGAGATCCTGAAGAATGAAGACAGCCGTGCCCGCTATGACTACTGGAGACGAAGCAGAATCGCCATCCCCTTCCGTGACTGGGAGGCTCTGAGTGACACGGTCAAGGCA TCTATGCACTGGGCAGTGAGGAGTAAGAAGGAGCCCATGCTGGAGGCTCCAGGAATCAAAGACAGCCCGAGCCCTGGGAAGCCACCTGACTGGCATGGAGAGCAGGACTGCAGCCACTCAACCAGCAAAATGGAGCAGGTGGGGCTGTCTGGGGGCAAGACAAGTGAGACGACACCGGAGGATGAAGAACCACAATCTCCAAAAACTCCACCTACTCCCA ATGAGAACTACTGGCACTTGCGTTTCCGTTGGTCAGCTGACACACCGTCTGAACTTCTGAGGAAATTCAGAAACTACGAAATCTAA